TACGTCAAATGTGGACCCCAAAGAATGACTCCATAGTGGATCAGTGAGGTACAGACATCATGTTCCCCtcaaaatgcattttgaaaTCACTTGTTGACCCTCTTCTAGTCAATGCAAATGTTGGCTGCTTTAGCTAAATAGAGAAAGATAAACCTTATCCGTGATAAACGCATGGTAACATTGGCCAGCATAAAGCATTTTATTGGCTGAGTTAGCAACACTGTGAAGCTAAGTAGAGCCCTCCAGGGCTATAGCATGGCTGGTAGATGTTCTTCGCAGCACATTCAATGAAACTGCAGTAGGGAAAACACTTTTTGTCACAACTGGTTGAATTTGTTTCGGCCCCTGAAACAAAGGCTCCACAGTGTGATCTCAGCATTAGGCAGTTTGAAACAACGGCTTTTTGAACGCAGCCTGTAGCCACTTTTACAATCTTGGAGAGTGGGATGCGTTGATATAATGACATTTACAGACTCAGTAGCTATCCCAGGTTTTCTCCGACCAAAAATACAGAGAAGTACTTTCGTTCATTGCTCCAATTGTTTTTGCCATACTACAATGACTGTCATCTGAAACCACCTCAGTttgataaatatgaagatttcTATAAGAATGGTGCAGTGAAATGCGGCAACGATGTCCAAAAAGTTTCAATGATTGTGGATTCTAATAAAGCCttgtttgaaaaagaaactgaagacaTTGACAGGGCTAAAGAGTTGCTTGACCAGACATTGATTTAGAGATGCCTGGGCTCAGATATgtcctgaaacagaaaaagaacgACTTCATTGTTTGGATCTGATGAAAGACAAAGTCGtagatgatgaaggtgatgatgatgaactctTCCTGACTTGACAGCAAAACCACACACTGCATGTACTTTGGAGACAAATCATGTGACAATGCCTAGACAGATGCGCTGCATTTACTAAGATCACTCAATGAAGAGCAAGCCCATAATTTTTGCTGTACGTAAGTGGTGTTTGCAGAAATTGCTTGGACCACAACCAGAACCTTTGCGATTGTTCATCACTGGCGGAGCAGGAACAGGAAAAAGCCATTTAATCAAAGCTATACATTATGAATCCACGGGGCTATTGTCACAGATTGCTGAAAACCCAGACGCTCTCACTGTGCTTCTAACAGCACCAACAGGTGTGGCTGCATACAATATCGGTGCTGCAACAATTCACAACACTTTCTCAATTGGTGCAAATGCCACTCTGCCGTATCAACCACTAAGCGATGAGAAAGTTATTCTTTAAGAACTAAAAGAGCAATGTGCACTTCTGATCATTGATGAAATATCTATGGTTGACCACCGTCTTCTGGCCTACATTCATGGTAGACTTcgtcaaatcaaacaaactggtgattatttcctgttttcaaaCGTGGCATTAATCTGCTGGGAGACTTTTACCAGTTAAAACCAGTGAAAGGCAGGCGCTTTTTGCAGACAACAAAGGAGCCAACCTGTGGGAGAACAACTTTGAAGTTGCTCAGTTAACTAAAGTTGTTAGACAAGAAAATGCAGCATTTGCAGAGATGCTCAATCGCCTCAGAACTCATACAAAGAATGAACCACTCGACGACCATGATGTTCTCAGTCTGACACAGTGTGAAACAGGTGAAGAAAGCACAGCCATACACATTTATGCTACAAATGCAGAAGTCGATGAGTATAACATTAAGAGACTGCACGAAACCTGCCCTGATGCAATCAGCATAAAAGCTCATGATTTTGTACGAAGTCCCAAAACTGGAAGAATGGAACCCAAAGTAGGTTTTCATAGAAAAGTGTTCAATTCATGCCTGCcaaagtgtgtgtctttgggtGTTGGAGCAAGAGTGATGCTGAAAAAGAATATAGATGTGTCTGATGGCCTTGTCAATGGAGCATGTGGCACAGTGGTGAAAATCATTACAGGTAAAGACCATGATGATCTCCCTGCAGCTATACATGTGGAGTTTGAAAATCCAAATGTTGGTAAGATACAAAGACTGAAAGCAAAAAGGGTTTCTGAACATTCAACAATCATTGAGGTACAAGAAGACCAAGTAACACATGATGGCGGAATAAGGAGACAAGTGCCACTATGCCTCTCATGGGCTGTAACAATACACAAATGTCAAGGCCTTACTGTTGAAAGAGCAGTTGTATCACTCAAGAAGATCTTTGCTCCAGGACAagcatatgttgcactgagtCGCCTGAAAAGTCTTGGTGGACTGCAAATTGAAGACTTTAAACAGTCAGCTATATATTGTGACAATAAAATCACCTTGGCTATGGAAAGCATGCCTGCCTTTAAGTTTGTAAAGACTTTGTCATGTGATGTAAACCCTGTTTGTACAATAGCACTGCACAATGTCCAGAGTTTAAAGGCACACATTTTGGATATTGAAGCACATAAAGCCCTAATGAAAGCTGACTGTATTTGCTTAACAGAGACATGGCTCgatgtaaacacaaaagaagaacCACAACTTGCAGGACACGTTTTCCACCACAACCCACGAGGGAACTGTTACGATGACTCTGACCCAATGTTTGCAGtgctcaaacaacaacaaagaggtGGAGTTGGTATGTATTGTTCAGAGAACATTGATGTGCAGGTGTTACTTCCAGAAAAGTGCAACATTGAATGCCTGTATTTCGAAATGCAACATGTAAAtttgtgtgctgctgttctgtACAGGCCAAACTCCTATAAGATTGACATGTTTCGACAGAAGTTATTGCAGGTCATCTTTCACCTCGACAAGCATGCTGGTAGAAAAATGATCATGGGAGACTTTAATGAGGACATCTTGGTTTCATCTTCCATTCAAAAGTTACTGGAGCAGCATGGCTACACTCAACATGTGCGACAATGTACAACTGAAAAAGGTACATTAATAGATCATGTGTAcgtgaaagacacagaggatgTAATTGTTGAAGTTACACAGACATACTACAGCTTTCATGACGCTGTActtatttcactgatataatGTTTTCTCTTACTGAATACTGACTGAGTACAACTATAGGGATCTATGTGCAGTGATGATATTGAACACACAGTTACTATTACATGTCAAATTCTGTCCACATTATGTTGTTTGAGAACACAAGTGGTAGCAGTAACAAAGTGTAACACTAAACAGCTGAACGCACAGTTACTATGACATGTCATATTCTGTCCACATTATGTTGTTTGAGAGCACAAGTGGTAGCAATAACAAAGTGTAACACTGAACAGCTTCTTGCAAAATGCATGTCTTTAGCAACACAAATACTATGGTCCAAAGCAAAACTGTGCTAAACTTGTAATACGCTTTTCCACTAACACACATATTCAGAATTGTGTcttgcagcaaaacaaaaaatcaggGCAGAATAGGAATCAGACTATGTAAGTATTTCGGTTTTTAATGAGCATTCTGAATGTTATGCATACTTTATTGGAAATACTAAGGTAATTCCCACCCTCAATAatcatacatttaaatgtatcatGGGGGACTGTAATGAGGATATCTTGGGGCATGGGGCGCTATAGAGCTTTTTTGTCcagccccctcattaattactGCAGTCTTGTTTTAGTACTACTTtgagttttgctttattttaaacagataaacagactcAGAACCATTCAGTAAAGTActtcattattttaacaaacagcatatatatatgtatatatattatatatatatatctatatcatatatatatatatctatctatctatactatattatatatatatagtatatatagatgagagagagagagatgagggaggatggagaggagagagcgaggatgagagagaggctTTTTTGTCCAGCTTTCTTATTGTTAACAACTGCTTTTCAGGGACTCTACAAACCAGCCCATTTTAGGTTCTGAATCCTAACCTATCAAACTAATGCGACGCAACctacatttttttcccattgCAGCGCCCCCCCAACAGGCGCCATGGGCACTATAGAGCCCCCTCATTATTATTGCAGTCTTGTTTAGTTACTACTtgagttttgctttatttttaggaCACAGGACTCAAACCATTCAGTAGAGTCtctcatttttaaacaaaaagcatatatctatatctatatataattatatatatataatatatatatatattatatatctatatatatttatatatatatattatggcatgcgttcaggaaattaaaccttgaatatattgatgaaactttgaatatattggagtgaaccttgaatattgAGAAACTTTGATATAttgatgaaactttgaatataggagtgaaccttgaatatatgaatgaagtgaatatgaatgaatgaatatatgaatgaaaccttgaatatatggatgAAGTctgatatattgaatgaaaccttgaatatattgaatgagtCTGAaatattgaacgaaaccttgatatattgaatgaacatctgaatatatggaatgaaactttgaatatattgaatgaagtctgaatatattgaatgaaaccttgaatatatggaatgaaactttgaatatattgaatgaagtctgaatatatggaatgaaactttgaatatatggagtgaaaccttgaatatattgattgAAACTTCGCTGACGTCAGACtttgcggcagtgcctgcagccatcttgtgtgtAGTCTGTTACACAAAAAAAGCTAATGACGTGAGTCAGCCGCCCGCAAACTAGTTGCAGCGATACTTAACAATGAAGACATATAAATACACTGGCAAATGCGTGCCAGAATCCCCCAAATACCCCTGCCCCATACCCTGCCCGTACTTCCGAAGAAGAGGTTCGCTCAATTTTTTACAGGCCAGACAGCGCTTATCGGGCCAACCTGAGCATGCCCTCCACCTCTCAGGAGTGCCCCAATACAGCCCCTGTGTACAATCTCCGACCATACACCCGAAAGGGACCAAAACACTGTATGGTTAGTggatatagttttcaggtgattagaAGGTAAACACCGTGAATGgcgtgcgtaatggcactgcgctctgacgcggcacttctccggactggagaagctgctgcggctacagggtttcatgaactgaaagagaagctatatatatatgatatatatatatatatatatatatattatatatatatatatattatatatattgtttagatacaataagaatcacccacattcatagaccaatgcagggcgaaaatttagtttagtattgattgaacgtattttatgatccgcgacacattgtcagctttgggcacgttagtcacacagcggactgcagacagacagacaaaggcaTAATGAGATCATGCcgaatatatggaatgaaacttttgaatatatggaatgaaacttttgaatatatggaatgaactttgaatatatggagtgaaacttttgaatatatggaatgaaacttttgaatatatggaatgaaactttgaatatatggaatgaaactttgaatatattgaattattatattGAAAAAATGTGATAATACTTGAATGACATCCAAAACCAAGTTGTATCCTTTTCATCAAAGTGATAGCATTCTGAATTTGCTGGTTTTACAAAATGGCATCAGTTGAAATATTCCAATACTTTCTTGAACTGGAAAACTTTTTTGCCACAGGTTGTACTCcaaatgacacaaacagtttGGAGACTATATCGCGTCACCTTGAGGATCATATCTCCATTATTGCGACATTCACAGTACTTATGAGTAATGTTCAACAAAACATTGCTGAAAGAACATTATGCGTCAATCTTGAAGGAATTTATGAATCTCTCAGGGAGATGTTGGCGGAAATAACATTCCAACTGGAAGGTGATGTACAAGCGCATGGCATGGGAACACATTATGCATCTCAGAGAGGAAGGCCAAAGtaagtaatatttaaataagGGTACTTAATACATGGTACAGTAAAGAAGTTACAAATttgttataatttattattacataaaatGATTATTGGTGTCTTATTGGTGTCTTATGCTGTCTGTAAACATACGAACACTGTACAACCACAGGACACAACTCGGTCTGGTGGACTATGGGAGTTTTACTGACACTGCAAACGCCGATCTGGATCGACTTATTGCTGAGATTCTCAGGCAAACCCCCGGTTCCGGAGAGACCTATGTCACTGGTAGTTTGAGAGCAAGAAGAATCAGAGTTCAGCGTTGGCGGGTACGGGAGCATTTAAGAACAGTAGATCCAGTGGGGCGAGCCTTGAGAGGACGAAGGGCAATTCAACGGAGGGTCTACAATGTCTCTGCCCCAAATCAAGTGTGGTATGTGCTGTTTTATAAATTTGATTAACATTAGTTATTTTTCCCCAGCTGGTCAATGACGCAATGCATTGACCACTGactcattaaaaatattgatttaggAGGGCCAAAACTGtctgcaaaatacaaaaaaatgtgatgagATAATGCAGTAATTCTTAAagatttaaaacttttttaaagacattttttgagGAGCTGTAGTGGAGACAGGAAagggggggaagagagaggaagacgcgcagcaaagggccgcaggaGGGAGTCGAACCTGCGGCCGCTGCAGGGGTTGTACTTGTACTTGCAGCCTCAGCACATGGGAGGCTgaaagtataataataataataataataataatgatgatgatgatgataaatatgataataatagtaataataataactaatttatttttatttcaggcaCATTGACACAAACCACAAGTTAAATCCATGGAGATTTGTGTATCATGGAGCAGTTGATGGCTACAGTCGCTGCATTACCTTCCTGAGATGTTGCACAGACAACCGAGCATCGACTGCCTTGCATCTTTTTCAGGGTGATGCTGGTAGCGAGAACATTGATGTTGCACGGTTCATGATTGAGAATCGAGGAACAAACAGAGGAAGTTTCATGGTTGGACGTAGTGTCCATAATCAAAGAATTGAAAGATTGTGGGCAGAAGTAAACAGGGTTGTGTCAGGATACTATAAAGACCTTTTCCTCTTTATGGAAAATTTATGGAAAATTCACATTACAGCTCTTCACCATGTTTATCATCCAAGAATTAACAGATCTGTGGATGAGATGAGCCAGTGGAACAACCACAGCTTGAGGACAATGGAAAGTCGGTCCCCACTGCAACTATGGACAATTGGAATGCGCCAACGTCCTCAGCATCAAAGGGCAATCAATCGTGTGCCTGTGCAACCCCCTTATGATCACCAGTGGAATGAAGAGTTAAGGCCCATCAACCCCTTCACTGATGATGGAAATCATGGAACTGAACTTTTTGTCAGAGCATGTGACCTGCTTGAGAGATAGTCTACTAGCTTCAGTAATTAAGTTGTTACATTATTGTGGTGTCATACATTGTCACATATAGActcagatataaataaatgtgtgttcaggtCCTAGATCGAAGATTTGCCTATAATGTGCTTTtcttaaataacaaaatgtggTGTTATCACCatatggatattatattcagttATAGATGAAGTATTCAGTTCTTTTAGTTAAGTAAATTCTATTCAACCCTATAGGTGAAGATGGACTTATGgataaattcattttgtttacagtttttcaaATTGAAAAAATATGGCAAGTACTGAACGCACATATCCTAGTCATCACAGAcactaaaatgacaatgaaccAGTCCATACAAAGTAGAAACATACAGTAGAACCATTTATTAGGAAGGCCTTACTATAACCACTAGAGAGAATAATCTCTGCTAACTGCTGCTTTGGGTCATATCAAAGGGTAGAGATAAATGacatacattttacagttgtCAACTTAGAAGTTTGCATTATTCAATTTGAAACAAAAACCATGGCTTGAAATATATCTTCAAAAGTAACATATTACATTTCTACTTATATTTCTTCATGCCTTTATTCAATACTTTCTctaggaaaaacaaaattaaatgacagcaattatttttgaaaaacaaataaacaaacaaacttcctCATCATAACTGAGCTCTAACAGCCCTCCATAATATTACCTCTCACGCTCTTCCAAATACTGGTGAATTGCGTATGGCAAAAGTCatatcacatttaaaagcagtGTATTCTGCATGAACTGGAATGCGAAGAATATTTGCACAAGTATTTGCTTGTGGAAATCGGGAATGTGTGATGAACTCAAGGCTTGGCTTTGGGGAGAAGCCCAGCGCTGGGACACTGTCACATCCCGTGAGGAAAACAAGAATATCCTGCAGAGAGACGTCGTTTTCACCTGTAAGACATTAAAAGAAAGTATCACAATTAATGATGACTATGACTATTTTCCTAAAGTATTGTACCACTGAAGTAATGCAAAGTGATGTTAGAGAGGTAAGTAGTTAAATTCCCCTAAACAGTTTTATTGAGAATTATTTCGggttgatgtgttgttgttgttgattctcTCAGGCTGCAGTATTTATTTAGACAGCAGTAACTAATGTAGTAATGTGATAGGATGCACTGCACGGTTTCGCCACCAGGCTGCGCCTGTGATGAGACCAAGTGCTCTGGTTCTGAGACATTGTGTGGTTGGACACGGAAGGAAGCAACAAGACAGACTTTTTGACGAGTGGTAGAAAAATATAGATAGGCAGCCCTGAGagaattaatttaaacattttcactgcgttaaaataaattattttcaagTGAACTACATCCCAGCATCCGGTGTTTCCGTCTGAAACacattagctttttatttttgaaatgtctAGGCTAGGTAGCCCTGGTAGCCCttataacacctgtgttttggGCTAGGCTATGCTGTGAAAAAGTACCTAAAGTTCCTAATATGGCATAAACAATCAGGACACCATTATAAAAGAAAGGCAGAGGATAAGCGGGTTCAGAAACACCTGACTAGCAAGTTAAATTAAATCTTAAAGATGGGCTGAACCTCTGTAGCCTATGCCCTGAAGAGCAGGGCAAacgaacaaaaaataaatacataggAATTGATGAGGACCATAAGAAATCCAGGCTAATTTTGCTCATATTTTGCTGGATGCACAAGAAGCCATTACAACCCAGATATGATTATGGATGTGCAATGTTTTATATGAAATCGTGTAGCCTGAATGAAGAGCCAATGACCTAGTCCAGCTCCACCTCCCTGGACCTGAAGGCATgtcctcactctgtctctgattggcttacaGATATTCTTACCAAAACCCTAAAAATAGGTCCAGAGAAATGGAGCTGGAGTAGGTGAAGCTCCACCTTTCTGCATGTCCACTGGCTCTGCAGTGAGCACCACTTGCAAAGGATGGTCCCCGAGCAGTTGGGGGTTCAGTGCCCGAGCAACAAGGGTATTTTGGCTGTACCCAGAAGACGAACTGGCACCTCTGCAGCTACTAGCCGTACTGAATATTTGGTCTGAGCTGGATTCAAACTGCTGACAAACACTCCTGCTGCCTGGATTAATGTATTTATAATTCATATAAACTGTCTTACAGAGTGGAGCGTctcaattaaaatattttttttaccaatgtCATGTACTATCATGATGCAGccaaaacagtttaaaacttACA
This genomic stretch from Larimichthys crocea isolate SSNF chromosome III, L_crocea_2.0, whole genome shotgun sequence harbors:
- the LOC113745657 gene encoding ATP-dependent DNA helicase PIF1-like; the protein is MLNRLRTHTKNEPLDDHDVLSLTQCETGEESTAIHIYATNAEVDEYNIKRLHETCPDAISIKAHDFVRSPKTGRMEPKVGFHRKVFNSCLPKCVSLGVGARVMLKKNIDVSDGLVNGACGTVVKIITGKDHDDLPAAIHVEFENPNVGKIQRLKAKRVSEHSTIIEVQEDQVTHDGGIRRQVPLCLSWAVTIHKCQGLTVERAVVSLKKIFAPGQAYVALSRLKSLGGLQIEDFKQSAIYCDNKITLAMESMPAFKFVKTLSCDVNPVCTIALHNVQSLKAHILDIEAHKALMKADCICLTETWLDVNTKEEPQLAGHVFHHNPRGNCYDDSDPMFAVLKQQQRGGVEVIAGHLSPRQACW